CGCCGTCCTCGGAGAGCCGGGTGCTGAGCAGTTCCGGGCCGGGCCTGCTGCGGTACGGGTTCGACGGGAACCACTGGGTGAACACGTCCCGCCACAGGTACTGGATCGACTGCGGCATCGGCCCGGAGCTCTCGAACACCGCCCACGTCCCGGCGGGCACGCGCAGCGAGTCGAGGTCATCGGGACCGGCGGCGCTCGCCGCCACCCCGTGGTGGTAGTCGAGCGTGGTCCCTTCCGCCCGGCTCTCGTCGAGGTCGTCGGTGGCCGCGATGATCCCGGCCGGTTCCTGGTCGGACAACGCGGCGATGCGCCGCAGCTCGTCCGCGCCGATGCCTTGGACGTGCTCGACGATCGCCGGGTTCATCCCCTCGTGGACGAGCGGGACCCTGGCCTTCTTGCCGACGATGAAGAACTCGTCCCGTTGCGCGATCCGGTATCGCATGTCGCTGCTCCCTTCGACGATGAGCCGGAAGGAGATCCGCTGCTGCGAACGCAGCACGGCACCGTCGCGCCGCGCCTCGCCGGGCCCGACGCCGTGCATCGCGCGGAACGCCCGCGCGAACGCCTCACCGGAGCCGTAGCCGTGGCGCACCGCGATGTCGAGCAGCGTGCGCGTCCCGCCGAGCACTTCGGCGCCCGCGCGGGTGAGCCGCCTGCGCCGCACGTACTCCGACAGCGGCATCCCCGCCAGCGCGGAGAACATCCGCCGGAAGTGGTGCTCCGACGTCGCCGCGATCCGCGCCGCCTCGGCCAGGTCCAGCTGCTCGTCGAGGTGCGCCTCGATGTGCTCCAAGGCCTCGTTCAACCGCTCCAGCACCGGGATCTCCTTCCCTCGTGCTCACCACGCTAGGAAGCCACCACCCCACCGCACCCGACATCGGCGTGCCCGATGCGGTCGGGTGCACGTGGGCGGACCGCCCC
This window of the Saccharopolyspora gloriosae genome carries:
- a CDS encoding helix-turn-helix domain-containing protein → MLERLNEALEHIEAHLDEQLDLAEAARIAATSEHHFRRMFSALAGMPLSEYVRRRRLTRAGAEVLGGTRTLLDIAVRHGYGSGEAFARAFRAMHGVGPGEARRDGAVLRSQQRISFRLIVEGSSDMRYRIAQRDEFFIVGKKARVPLVHEGMNPAIVEHVQGIGADELRRIAALSDQEPAGIIAATDDLDESRAEGTTLDYHHGVAASAAGPDDLDSLRVPAGTWAVFESSGPMPQSIQYLWRDVFTQWFPSNPYRSRPGPELLSTRLSEDGEHADAELWIPVERAEG